The sequence below is a genomic window from Bos javanicus breed banteng chromosome 21, ARS-OSU_banteng_1.0, whole genome shotgun sequence.
cgcacgccacaactaagatggAAAACCGCTTGTGCTGCAGCTAGGACCCCACacggccaaataagtaaataaaagtactttgtgtgtgtgttagttgctcagtgtgtccgactctttgcaaccccatggactgtatgtagcccaccaggctctcctgtccatggaattctcaggcaagcatactggagtgggttgccatttccttctccaagatatcttcctgtcccagggatggaacccaggtttcctgcattgcaggcagattcttcaccatctgagccaccagggaaacccccaaaaaagatttaaaaaaataaaaatacataagtaaaaagtagtgaatttattattaaaaaatctttagaaaTGGGATGGCATCATGTATTTTTCACCTTATGATTGTTTCAGGTCAGCCCCATGGCTATTCCACATGCTTCAAATGAAACTTCCTATTTGCTGCCTCCAAACAAGGAGGACTGGGAAGGGCAGGGCATTCCTGACTTTGTCTATGAGCAGGAGGAACTCATGATGGAAGGGGTTCAGTGGCCAAGGGGCGCGCTCAGCCTCCTGAACACGCCGCCATTGTCTCACTTTGACTCTGCCCTCTGCTCAGCCTGGAGGCAGCGGATGGAGCTGGGGCTGTTCCGCTACCCACTGGGGGAGCTGCCGACCCAAACCCTCCCTGGGACCGTGggttttgtggctcagctgaacGTGGAGCGGGGTGTGCAGAGAAGGTGCCCCCAGAACATCAAGAGCGTGAGGCAGGAGTTTGACCCCGAACAGTTTAACTTCAACCAGATCCGGCCAGGAGAGGTCCTTTTTCGTCTGCACCGGAAGCAGGATTGCTCCGGCACTGTCCAGCAAGAGGACATCCTGGTGGTGATCAACGTCAGCCCCTTGGAGTGGGGCCATGTGCTGCTGGTGCCCGAACCTGCCCGAGGGCTCCCCCAGCGCCTGCTGCCTGGGGCGCTGCGGGCCGGGGTCGAGGCTGTACTGCTGAGCTCACACCCAGGCTTCCGTGTGGGCTTCAACAGCCTGGGTGGCCTGGCCTCAGTGAACCACCTCCACCTGCATGGCTACTACCTGGCCCACCGGCTACCCGTGGAGGGGGCCCCCAGTGAACCCCTGGACCCTCGGGGCCGTCTGCATGTGCTCCAGGCCCTCCCAGCTCCTGGCTTCCTCTTTTACACCAGTAGGCCAGGACCTGACTTGGAAGCCTTGATAAGCAGGGTGTGTCGTGCCACTGACTACCTGACTGACTGTGAGATTGCGCATAACTTGTTTGTCACTCGGGGGGCCCCACCTGGAAAGGCGACATCTTCCTCAGCTCTCTCGGGAGTCCGGGTCATTCTGTGGCCCCGGAGGCCCAGCTTTGGGATAAAGGAAGGTGAGGCATTCAACGTTGCCCTCTGTGAACTGGCTGGGCACCTCCCGGTCAAAACGGCCCAAGACTTCAGCAGCCTGACCGAGGCGGCAGCTCTGGCCCTCATCAGAGAATGTCtgctgcccccagcccaggcagAAGACGTGCGGGCGGCACTGGTGGCCTTGATAGCCCGGGAGGAAGAGTAATCCTCCCAGCAGTATTTATTCTAACTGATCCGGAGAACTGTCCATCGTGGTGCTGTGGGCACATTCATGAATGCCTTCTAACTGGTTTCAGCATAAGGGGAGGGATAAAGAACCGGTAAGTTGTCTCTTTAAAGAGGGTGATTGTTGGAATAAATGGCATGAATGAGCCCTCTTGGATGTATCTGCTgcttttcaccttgcttcttgGACAAGCCCCAGGGATGTCAAACCTGTTACTAAGAAGGGAGTATGTGCAGGAGTTACAGGCTCCTGACTCTATGCTGACTTTTCTTTAAGTGTTAGCAAAGTGATAGTTTATCCCTTATTCTATTCTTGCCTCTGCTGGTTCTGCCTCTGCCCACCACTGAGTTGTTTCTTCATTCTGCTCCTGTATTCATCCCCTCCATCCATATACTGTATTTGTAGGACATATTTTGCCTACCTGGGCACCTCGAATTTTCCTCCAGCCCCAATGCTGAGCTAAGTGTTcttcacatacattatttcatgTGAGAACAAGGTGTCCTCACAACTTGAGCGTTGCAGGTCCTTTGAATAGCCACATTTAGCAGATGAGATGGAGGCTGACAGAAGTTCAGTAACCCAAGATCAGGTAGCTCAAAAGTAGTGGAGTCAGGACAGCGACACAGGCAGTCAAGACACCATGAAGCTGAGCTGGGGCTGTGCACCTGTGACCATCATGTTAATAAAGTCTTGAGATGAGGCAGAATATACATCACAACCCATTTCATAAGAAAGTTTAACCTCGAAATTCCTCAACATTTTGGTCACCCTCAACATGCCTGTTTTTGGCAATTGCAGTAATTTTAGCTCAGTGCCTCTCTCTACAAGCCTTTGCAAATACAGGCTCTAGAAACACCACTTATTTTGCTTTCTTACTCTCTGAAGGGAATGCAGTGACCATTATAGCAAAGTGGACTTTGAGTGCCTAAGGTGGTGAGTCCAAACACCAGGATTTCCCCAGCTTTCCCTTAGGGCTGATATTCAGAGGAAAGCCTTCTTCTGGCCCCAAAtctttacataaaaattaaaagataggtTTTCTTTATGATGGTACTTCTTAGCCATGTATACTTTGTCAATTGTCAAGAAAGGGATTTATGGAAGCCTTTTCTAAGCTTAAATATGGAACACTTAGGAGCTGCTTTGTACCCAGGGCCCTGGGCTTTGAGCACAGTAGGAATGTAAGAAGGGGTGATCCAGCTCAGGGCCTCTCCACCTCTttgcttgctttttgtttgtttgtatgtttgtttcttgttttttgatgGAGGGTCTCTTGTCCTAAGGGGTGTTGGACTTGAGCTAATGGGAAACCTTGGAGAGTTTTAAATTGAGGGGTAACAAATTTGCATTTTAGctgtgatggatggatggatggatcaaGGAGGGAAGACAGGGAATCCAGTTAAGATCCTGCTGAATGCTGGCAATTCAGGCAAGCAATGATGATAGTTTAGGTACTAGAACAAAATGTTTGTCTAAATAGTGAGAAAAGTGTGCGTCCTGCAAGGCAAGGGACTCCAAAACATTTTAAGGAGGAGGTAATAGAGTATCATATACTGAAGGAGGATCCAGAAATCTAGGAATCAGGAAATGTCCATGTCtttttaaaggacagaaaaattGTAAGTGACCTTTAGATGTAGGCACATGGTAAAATCTTAAAGTGACAAATTTGGGCTGAGTTTGGTGGAAGTGGCAATCAGAAGTCAGAGTGGGCGCACCTCAGGAAGAGATGGCGATGGTGAAGGAGCAGTCTGATGAGCACATGAAGGGCATGTGTGCTAATCACAGCTGTCCCTCCCAAGTGCCGAGACCGTCCAAGATGTGGTTACTAGAAGCACTGAAGGAAGGCAAGCAGATATTCGTCCTGAACACTGAGGTGGCCTAATTCCAGGGGCTTGGCCTGCGGGTTCAGGAAAGGATGGGAGTGGGACTTGTGTGAACTGGTGTGAAAAAAGAAGGATAAGTCCTGTCATGCACTGGGTCAGCTGTGGCAAGAATCCACTTTAGAGCGCAGTGCACTTGATTGCGCTTCCACTGCCAGCTCCAGGAGCAAGGAGGAGGTCCCAGAGGCCCAACAAAACCTGGGAAAGAGCAGGAGCCTGCCAAAGGGCCATCATGAGCCACCAGCTGAGTCTAGCACCGATAGGGCTCATAGGTCTTCAGCTCTATTTTTCAAAGTGAAGGTACCCCTAGTGCTCCCAGCAATTGCCCATCACAAAGAAAGCTCAGGTCATggccagctcagctcagctcctgCACCCCAGAGTGCTGTATGGAGTGATGCTGGATGAGTGGGGCTTGTCAGCAAATCTAACATTGCACAGGCCCCCCCGCCACAGACCCCAAACCTAGTGGAAAACATCCCATTCTGTAGTGGACTGTTCTGTCCTTAAGGAACATCCCCTTAGAACACCACGAAGGTCCTTACCCCATCCTTCTCCCCTCCGAATCTAAGAGGATGGAGCTGAATACCTGGAAGGCCAGTGAATCAGAGGAAGGCTACAGTGAAGAAGAGGAATCTGAGGAGGAGTGTGTAAAAGGGGAAGCTGCCATCCCTTCTAATACTTTTCTGCAGGCACTCTCTAAGACTGACTACAATACATTTAGGAATGGAGTTCCTTTATACACTGTACGCAAGAAAATACCAAAGAAAATTGTAACCCCAGCTGAGCCAGATGTCTTAGAAgttgggaggagaaagagaaggcagaAACACAGGTAACTGTCCCCTGGACCCCCTCACTTGCCCAGCTCGAGAGTAACCCTCTGCCCTTCTGCAGTTGGGCGGGGAATCCAAAGTTTTCCCTTTAGCCTGGGAAAGAGGACAGGAAATACAAGAGATCGTTAGCCTTTTGGTACAATAAAATCCGGAACCATTTGGGCTGGCTTAATTTAGAATTTCAGCACATTTATATCATTCTGgtctttcccaggtggtgctactggtaatgaaccagcctgccaatgcaggaaacatgggtttgatcctgagtCGGGAACATCCATTggtggaggacatggcaacccatgccagtattcttgcctggagaatcccagcgaaagaggagcctggagggctacagtccataatgttgcaaaaacagttggacacgactgaagccacttagcatgcacggTCTTTCCTTTAAGTGGCTTCTAGAGAAAATGAATCTGTGGGCTGTCTCTTCATCTGGGTGTCTGGTACCGcagttccttttctctctctccctgattTCTGCTCTTCCTCCATTCCAGAACCCTGGCCATCAGTCTGACCAACTTCAAGTATGAGAGTGAAGCACCAGCTCATCTCTCAAATGACTGGGCATCAGAGGATATTTAGGGTTGCAGTTTTCACTCTGACGATGGTTCTCGCAATTTGCTCCCAGCCCCTGGAtctcgttcagttcagtcactcagtcaagtccgactctttgtgactcagtggactgcagcatgccaggcttccctgtctatcaccaacttctggagcttactcagactcatgttcatcgagtcagtgatgccatccaaccacctcatcttctgttgtccccttcttctcccgccttcaatctttcccagcatcagggccttttccagtgagtcagtcctttgaatcaggtggcccaagtattggagtttcagcttcaggatcagtccttccaatgaatattcagggctgattaaCTTTAgggttaactggtttgatctccttgcagtccaaggaactcgcaagagtcttctccaacaccacagttcaaaaggatcaattcgtTAGGCTGACTTAACAACTTGTCTTCTCCGTCCTTCAAACCTTAGCCTGGATTTACCGCTAAATCTGTACTCTGGGTGCAGCCCTGGGCTAGAGGTCATCCAGGCGACAAGAAATCCGTTTCCCAGAGGAGTCCAGTTCCCATAGCTCGGGGCTGTCGCCATCAGAGAACCGCTGAGGGGACGCCCTTCCTGTGACCGTGGCGGAGGCAAGCCGGCCTGGGCAGCCCTTAGGGTAAAGGGGCGTCTCTTGGCCAATGAGCTCGTGTTTAAAATTTATCGCGTTTGGCAGGAGCGTCCTCTACCTCATTCCGGTTCCGGGAGTTGCAGGGAAAACACTCGCCCTCCCCGCGCCCCGTAGTTATTATCGGGAGGGCTGGGCCACCGAGCGGTTTAAACCCAAAAGCCACGCCCTCAGCCTGAAGCCGGAAAGAACCGCGACGTCCCCGAGCTTGCCCCCCCTGCGTACttccggttcagtccctggcttccGGTGCTGCCAGTCCGTGGGTCGTGAAGGGGGTTTTTGTAAACATGGCGTTTTCCCCGAACGTTTTGCTGGGCGGGCGTGTCTGCGCAGCGGTTGCTCGCTGTGGGTTTGCTACCCGGAGGGTGACCATCCCGGGCTCTACCAGCCGAGAGCCGGACCCCGATTTCGACTGGGAACCGGAGGAGCGAGAACTGCAGGAGGTGGAGAGGTACCGACTCCTTCCCGGGCCCTCAGCCTGAAGCAGGGCCTCGGTCTGGGCGCCCTTGTCCGCGCCCGGTTGGCGCTGGGCGTCCTGCAGCAGCCCTTCTCACCCGTTTTTAGGGACGCAGGGGCAGGTGTTAGATCCTTTGGGACCACAGGTCCTTTCACCAAGGACGTATTTCATCACCCGACTGAAGAATTCAGCAACAGCTTATGGGCTGCTGTTCTTGGTGTTAGACTTCTGGGGCGGTGTTCTGGCTGGCCGACATGGCCACGTAGTGTTTGCAAAGTGAAGTGCGCTGGACGCTCTGTGACTGACCCCAAGGCTCTTAAACCACCCATCTAGCGTCTATGCATGGTTTCTGCCATTGGTTCTCTCCCCCAGCGCCCTGAAACGACAGAAAAAAGCCATCCGGTTCCAGAAAATTCGAAGGCAAATGGAGGCGTCAGGTGCCCCACCCAGGACCCTGACGTGGGAAGCCATGGAGCAGATACGGTAAGACatattaagatttttgttttgaataCATAGTGCATTACATATGGCTCAAAATTAAAGCAGTATAACTGCGTATGTGTTGAGAAGTGTTAACCCTCCTAGTCTCCTGTGGATagaaatactattaaaatattaatagttttctTGTGTCACTATCTAGGTTTCCTTCTGCACATAGAAGCAAGCCCATGTGAatgtagaattttattttcactttcgtAGTCTCAAACAATTTATAAATAACTTTTCTACACTTTACTTGTTCATTTAATATATTCCGAAGATCTTTCAACTTCCCAAGAGAGAGCGCCTCATTCTCATttgtagatgcttaataaattgtAGTTTATATTACTGGTCTTTTATGGTGGGCGTTTGAATTGTTCCCACCCACTCACTGTAACAAATAGTGCCCTAGTGCATGACCTTGTGTACCCATCAATGTCCATATCTGCCAGAAGCATTATACACATTCTCAGAAGTAGGGTTACTGAAGCCAAAGCTAAATGAATTTGcattttgataaatattgctAAATAGTCTTCCGAAGGTCATGTTCCGTTTTTCATTCTCACCAGAATAATTCTGGAGTTGAGACTTAGAATCACGGGGATTTATAGAGATGATCAAGATTTTATGAGCCTACAACAACTCTCTTCTGTCAGCTTCCTTCGTCTTGAATGCCAGCATTTTTAACCCTTCCATCTTCTTACCTGTCACCTCCCCTTTGGGGATCattaaataatctttttatttgaGAGAAAAATCAGGCCATTAGGTAAAAATTATTAAAGCTTCTTGGACTGCTTCTTACCTTCCACTTTCAGTCTTGTCCTCTAGTCATATCACAGGGGGAAGTGGCAGTCCTTCACTTGTCTAGGACCAGTCCTCTGGGTGCTCTAGGTCAAATCCCTGCCTAATTCCTCAGATACATTTTTCTGTCCACTTGTCCGAGTTGTGTGCTGGGCTCAGTCTATCAATAACCAGTGCTGTGGCTGGGCCAGCTGTTGTGTCTTAAGATTGCAACATGTCCTTAAGTGACCTCAACTTTGGGGGTGGGTGAACGTTTATTACTTACAGGGCCTGAAAATTACACAGCCCACCTGAGGCTGCACAGCAAGGCCATGGCTAGAGAGAGTTGCAAGGGCCTGGAGTTCTACTTTTACTGGGTTTGAACACTGGGGCCTGAGTTTTTTTTGAGGAGGGGTGTGGGGGTAGGGTTTTGAGGGCTCACTCATTATTGGCAAATTCAATGGGAATTTAAagcacaggaagagaaaaaacaagtgGCCCAAGTGGTTAATTATTGAAGTCAACCATGGTCTCTAAAACAAAGGTGCCTCAGTGGGGTGGCTAGAGCCTGGCTTTTTATCTAGTTGTGTGGCTGGCAGTGTGTTTATTGAAAACAGCCATCTTCAAAGTGCATGCCTTGGCAAGCAAAGCTTAAGTCAGTCACTTGGATtacaaaagcaaaaaggaaacccAACTGTCAAGTTGACTCTACACTCCCTCCTCCTCTAGTTCCCTCCTGGCTCCCTGCTctcgtttttgtttgtttgtttcatcatGACAATGAAACTGCTCACAGATACACCAGTGACTTCCTCAGTGCTAGGCATAACTGACTCTCAACACTTTAGCTTGTCTAATACTTCTCAGCATTTGACCTTGTCTGCATTCTTGAAATTCTCCCTTGACCCTTACAGGTTATTATTGTTCATTAATATACAGATTATAGTTCAAGGAATCTAATTGATGGTTGAGCCTCAAAATTTTGAGCAATGATAATGTGCTCATGGCGTTCTGCTGCTTAAAATTCTTCGTTGGTTCACTGTTGTTCTGAGATAAACTCCAGAATCCCTACATGAGACATGGTCTTGACCCAGGGGACCACTCACCTCTATTTGTAGGACTggttttctgtttcctctctgggcttcccttctTCCTGCGATACCTTAAGTATTGTAGAGTTTGACAGTTGTGCCCTGGGTCTTTTATCTCATTTTGCATATTTCCCCACCTGATGCCAGGTGGCTTCAGCCCCTCCTGCTGTTGGCTTATGACTACCAGTTCTCTCATGTCCAGGCCATGTTCTTCTGAACTCTGTAGTCAGTTGTGCACTAGACATCGCTGTTTAGCTGTCACACAAGTTCCTCAAACTCAACATGTACAAAATAGAATTCATCATTGTTCCCTgataatttcattcttctattttTGCTATATCCCTGAATGTTCCCACCAACCACCTACTCAAAAAATACTGACTCTCAACCTATTTCTTAACCCAGTATTTAGTTCCTTACCAAGTACACCTATTTGGCCTTCTTAAAGTATTTCTCAAgtctctctctcctgctctcaTTGCCCCTGCCTGAGTTCAGACTGCCTGAATTCCTGACAGCCTCTTGCCTGGTCTTTCCACCTCTGGTCTTGCGCCAAAATTTACTGTTACTGAACCACGTAACTGAACCATGTTCGTTTACCTGATGCACAGCAAGCCAGTGCTGAAACCTTGAGGTCTGCAGCAGAGAAAGGGTTTATTCACAGGCAGCCAAGCAAGGAGACACGAGAACAAATCTCAAATCAGCATCCCTGAAGGAGAGGGTTAGAATATTTATGGGGTAAAGAAGCAACaagggggacttcctggtggctaagactccacgctcccaatgcagaggacccgggtccagttcctggttggggaactagattctgcgtgccacaactaagacccagagtagtcaaataaatagatattaaaaaaagagaagcaggGTGGTTTGAAGCTTCAGGAAAAGTTGCTGATGGTTAGAAAAAGGTGAAGTAATTGGAGCTCTGCACAGGGGTATTTGAGttacgtggttcttcatggaatgcacattcagaaaatgatggGCAGCATTAGCATAATCTCAGGATGGAGATTTTGCCCCTTGACAATGAAAGGGCATTCACTGGACACTCATACAGGCCCAGTTGAATGGTCAGGGGTCTCCACTAGCTTGAGCTGGGCAAAACTAGCCCCATGGCCTGAACAGCAACTTAAGCAACTGTCACTACTCTGACTCCTGTTCAGAAGTGTTGTCTACAGGGGTCAGTTAAAGGAATCGTGTGAGATACTGTCTAGGCTGTGAAGCTGGGAGGGTATGCACTTTGCAGGAACAGTTAGAGCATGCTTGGTCAGTGAAAGCAAGTTACAGGTTATTGTTCATTAATATACAGATTATAGTTCAAGGATACTAATTGATGACTGCACCCTGTTTCATTATCACTGGATTGAGcttcaaaatgaaaatttgctCATGGCATTCTGCTGCTTAAAATTCTTCCTTTGTTCACTGTTGCTCTGAGATAAACTCCAGAATCCCTAAGCAAGACATGGTCTTTGTCCTTCTCCCACTGTCACACAGATAGAACTCTTCCCAACAAAGGTGGTATGCTTCTTTGTATTTCACCTGCTGCCTGTTCTACCATCAGTTCCTTTGACCCCCtgttctcctcctctctcccagctTGTTACAACTGCTCATGTTTTCAGACCAGCTCTAGGGTGGACTTCCTGAAGAATTCTTAGGCTGCCTGCCCAACAGGTGTGGTGCTAGCCTGTCCCTCCCTCACCCTCCCTGGTTCTCTCAGCATCCTCTGCTGAGATCCTTTTCATAGTGTTGCTGGTTTTGCTGGGTGTTAATACATTTGTCTCCACCACCAGAtagtatgtttgtttgtttttttttaaatgaatgtctgTTTAGGGTAGGCCCTGGGCTGGGTATTTATTATACAATCAATTAATTTATTAGTAGCCAATTGAATAATCAATTTATTATTCAATCAACACAgcggtctttttttgttttgttttttagctgcATTattggggcatgcaggatcttacttccctaaccagggttCATACCTGCCTGCATTGCGTCTTcaagctccctgcattggaagcacggagtcttcaTCACTGCCCTGTCAGGCATGTCTGGATTGTATGTTCTTTGAAGGGAAAGACTGTCTTGCATCCCCTGGATCTTACTggggcctgtcatgcagtgagaGGAATCCAGTTGACATTAAATGACTAGAAGTAGTTGGGTGTTGCTgtaagcacagaagaattggcTGTAGACATTTAGTGGTGCAAGACAGAGACTGTGTTTGCAGTTTTTCCAAGCctccttttcatgtatttatcacTAGTGTTACATAATCTGTTAACTGTTCTAATAGGAGAATCTTCACAGATGgaaaatttgcttctttttttcacaGGTATTTACACAGGGAATTTTCAGAGTCTTGGTCAGTTCCCAGATTGGCTGAAGGCTTTGATGTCAGCACCGATGTGATCCGAAgggttttaaaaagcaagttcaTACCCACATTGGAACAGAAACTGAAACAGGATCAAAAAGTGCTTAAGAAAATCGGACTTGCCCGTTCGATCCCGGAGCTCCCAGGCCCTGGAGATTCCTCCAAACCGCTTTCTGCAGGCCAGTCTGTATCAGGTTCTTTGCTGATTCCTGGGGATGAAGCCTCATCCAGAGGCCATGGTCACAGCACAGCTTTGAAAGCTATTGAATTGAATACTCAGAGTACAAATATAACAACGAGGCAGACGGAAAGGAATAAAGGAGTCCAgggcctggaggaggggaaggactTTGTGCCTGTTGCTGCAGGTCACCCTACCAGCACTTGTAGGGGCGCCAGAGGAATTGACAGTGATGGATTA
It includes:
- the GDPGP1 gene encoding GDP-D-glucose phosphorylase 1; the encoded protein is MAIPHASNETSYLLPPNKEDWEGQGIPDFVYEQEELMMEGVQWPRGALSLLNTPPLSHFDSALCSAWRQRMELGLFRYPLGELPTQTLPGTVGFVAQLNVERGVQRRCPQNIKSVRQEFDPEQFNFNQIRPGEVLFRLHRKQDCSGTVQQEDILVVINVSPLEWGHVLLVPEPARGLPQRLLPGALRAGVEAVLLSSHPGFRVGFNSLGGLASVNHLHLHGYYLAHRLPVEGAPSEPLDPRGRLHVLQALPAPGFLFYTSRPGPDLEALISRVCRATDYLTDCEIAHNLFVTRGAPPGKATSSSALSGVRVILWPRRPSFGIKEGEAFNVALCELAGHLPVKTAQDFSSLTEAAALALIRECLLPPAQAEDVRAALVALIAREEE
- the NGRN gene encoding neugrin, coding for MAFSPNVLLGGRVCAAVARCGFATRRVTIPGSTSREPDPDFDWEPEERELQEVESALKRQKKAIRFQKIRRQMEASGAPPRTLTWEAMEQIRYLHREFSESWSVPRLAEGFDVSTDVIRRVLKSKFIPTLEQKLKQDQKVLKKIGLARSIPELPGPGDSSKPLSAGQSVSGSLLIPGDEASSRGHGHSTALKAIELNTQSTNITTRQTERNKGVQGLEEGKDFVPVAAGHPTSTCRGARGIDSDGLPSDKRLEELKAGEAGDQIFSKRVVQRGREFFDSNGNFLYRI